In Halobaculum magnesiiphilum, the following proteins share a genomic window:
- a CDS encoding DUF7385 family protein, with the protein MDIDTEELLTSLTKREDNAAIKSYQNTVAVACPACEKPFDDLVVCKQNPTSLDLSKQLDLCVGVDDGQAYIFTHS; encoded by the coding sequence ATGGACATCGACACGGAAGAGCTACTCACGTCGCTGACCAAGCGCGAGGACAACGCGGCGATCAAGTCCTACCAGAACACCGTCGCGGTCGCGTGTCCCGCGTGCGAGAAACCGTTCGACGACCTCGTCGTCTGCAAGCAGAACCCCACGAGCCTGGACCTCTCGAAGCAGTTGGACTTGTGCGTCGGCGTCGACGACGGACAGGCGTACATCTTCACGCACAGCTAG
- a CDS encoding endonuclease/exonuclease/phosphatase family protein, with protein sequence MLTQNVYLGLDFSRLLGARSYGELRRTVGRFLSEVESAEYRARADAVSAAVEAADADVVALQEASLFRKQEPGDFASMGAESADTVVVDILAEVERALEARGLRYERAAVTATSDAELPAETDDGPVDLRVTDRNALLVRAGVDVDGVVTNSYEADLALPVPGTDQEVALRRGYARADIATDEVEFTAVSTHLESVSSFLRVVQARELLDDLRGTNPVVLCGDLNSGPEYDPAAYRVLTERFTDSYDRVKPRSKGNTCCQSPDLRNDRSQLSRRIDAVLRRGALRATDARRVNHKRSDRLEVDGDDGRVSMWPSDHAGIVATFEAT encoded by the coding sequence GTGTTGACACAGAACGTCTATCTCGGCCTCGATTTCTCGCGGCTGCTCGGCGCCCGTTCGTACGGGGAGCTTCGCCGTACAGTCGGGCGCTTCCTGTCCGAGGTCGAGTCCGCGGAGTATCGAGCACGGGCTGACGCCGTCAGCGCGGCGGTGGAAGCAGCGGACGCCGACGTTGTCGCGCTCCAGGAGGCGTCCCTGTTCAGGAAACAGGAACCCGGCGACTTCGCATCGATGGGCGCAGAGAGCGCGGACACCGTGGTCGTCGACATCCTCGCGGAGGTGGAGCGGGCACTGGAGGCGCGGGGGCTCCGATACGAACGCGCGGCGGTGACGGCTACCTCGGACGCGGAACTCCCCGCCGAGACCGACGACGGGCCGGTCGACCTGCGCGTCACCGACAGGAACGCGCTCCTCGTGCGGGCCGGCGTCGACGTCGACGGCGTCGTCACGAACTCGTACGAGGCGGACCTTGCGCTCCCGGTTCCGGGAACCGATCAGGAGGTCGCGCTCCGTCGGGGGTACGCGCGGGCGGACATCGCGACCGACGAAGTCGAATTCACCGCCGTCTCGACGCACTTGGAGTCGGTGTCGTCGTTTCTGCGCGTCGTGCAGGCGCGAGAGCTGCTCGATGACCTCCGGGGGACGAACCCCGTCGTCCTCTGTGGCGACCTCAACAGCGGCCCGGAGTACGATCCGGCCGCCTACCGGGTGCTCACCGAACGCTTCACCGACTCCTACGACCGGGTCAAACCCCGGTCGAAGGGGAACACGTGCTGTCAGTCGCCGGACCTCCGCAACGACCGGTCGCAATTGAGTCGGCGGATCGACGCCGTCCTCCGCCGTGGCGCTCTCCGGGCCACGGACGCCCGCCGGGTGAACCACAAGCGGAGCGACCGCCTCGAGGTCGACGGCGACGATGGGAGGGTCTCGATGTGGCCCTCGGATCACGCCGGGATCGTGGCGACGTTCGAGGCGACGTGA
- a CDS encoding ABC transporter ATP-binding protein codes for MPSSDEDLAIQTSDLRKTYGSEVALDSLSLAIKPGTVYGFLGPNGAGKTTTMRLLTGLTQPSSGSVRISGVDVDNRRSLAPHIGYLPETPPLYEEFSAREQLEYVADLRDIPQDIARERIDEYLDRFDLTGDADKRIDAYSKGMQQKTAFIQSVLHDPDVLFLDEPTSGLDPRAARTIRESITDFADTGTTVFLSTHILPVVEAVADAVGVLFDGRLVAEGTPAEVQARAETGESGSLEDAFLAVTSEPDAIATSERE; via the coding sequence ATGCCCTCCAGCGACGAAGACCTCGCCATTCAGACGAGTGACCTCCGGAAGACCTACGGCTCCGAGGTCGCCCTCGACAGTCTTTCGCTTGCCATCAAGCCGGGGACTGTCTACGGCTTTCTCGGCCCAAACGGCGCGGGCAAAACGACCACAATGCGGCTCCTGACCGGCCTCACACAACCGTCCAGCGGAAGCGTCCGGATCAGTGGCGTCGACGTCGATAATCGACGCTCCCTCGCCCCACATATCGGCTACCTTCCCGAGACGCCACCGCTCTACGAGGAATTCAGCGCCCGCGAACAGCTCGAGTACGTCGCCGACCTGCGCGATATCCCCCAGGATATCGCCCGAGAGCGAATCGACGAGTACCTCGATCGATTCGACCTGACCGGGGACGCCGACAAACGAATCGACGCGTACTCGAAGGGAATGCAGCAGAAAACCGCGTTCATCCAGAGTGTCCTGCACGATCCTGATGTCCTGTTCTTAGATGAACCCACATCGGGGCTTGATCCCCGGGCCGCACGCACCATCCGAGAGTCTATCACCGACTTCGCCGACACGGGGACGACCGTCTTCCTGTCGACACATATCCTCCCGGTCGTCGAAGCTGTCGCCGACGCAGTTGGCGTGCTATTCGACGGCCGACTCGTCGCCGAGGGAACGCCTGCGGAAGTACAGGCGCGTGCGGAGACAGGCGAAAGTGGGTCGCTCGAAGACGCCTTCCTCGCCGTCACCAGTGAGCCCGACGCAATCGCAACTTCCGAGCGAGAATGA
- a CDS encoding TIGR03571 family LLM class oxidoreductase produces the protein MTDASDTRGYRRLFDGDDLTFGAGFPLTDARESRPAVDEEMALAAHAESVGFDGLWARDVPLYWPRFGDAGQTYDTWPWLSHVAAHTDEVAIGTASVVLPLRHPLHVAKSAATVDHLSDGRLVMGVATGDRDPEFPAFGVDIDDRGDQFRESIDLLRTVWSDEFPEADGPWGELDGDLDVVPKPVEGTIPLLPTGFARQSIEWIADNGDGWFFYHLPESTLESYLDDWRTAAREKPYAMAVRTELADDPEADPEHRHLGYRAGAEWFVEYFRTLDDMGVDHVLVSPAGGEDPEASLTRFAETVIEEV, from the coding sequence GTGACTGATGCCTCCGACACCCGCGGGTACCGGCGCCTCTTCGACGGCGACGATCTCACCTTCGGCGCGGGGTTCCCCCTGACGGACGCCCGCGAGTCGCGTCCCGCCGTCGACGAGGAGATGGCGCTAGCTGCACACGCCGAGTCGGTCGGCTTCGACGGTCTGTGGGCGCGGGACGTGCCGCTGTACTGGCCGCGCTTCGGCGACGCCGGCCAGACGTACGACACCTGGCCGTGGCTGAGCCACGTCGCGGCCCACACCGACGAGGTCGCGATCGGCACCGCGAGCGTCGTCCTCCCGCTTCGGCACCCGCTACACGTCGCCAAGAGCGCAGCGACCGTCGATCATCTCTCGGACGGCCGGCTGGTAATGGGCGTGGCCACCGGCGACCGCGACCCGGAGTTCCCTGCGTTCGGCGTCGATATCGACGATCGCGGGGATCAGTTCCGCGAGTCGATCGACCTCCTTCGGACCGTCTGGAGCGACGAGTTCCCCGAGGCCGACGGACCGTGGGGGGAACTCGACGGCGACCTCGACGTGGTCCCGAAGCCGGTCGAGGGAACGATCCCGCTGTTGCCGACCGGGTTCGCCCGCCAATCGATAGAATGGATCGCCGACAACGGCGACGGTTGGTTCTTCTATCACCTCCCGGAGTCGACGCTGGAGTCGTATCTCGACGACTGGCGTACTGCCGCCCGCGAGAAGCCGTACGCGATGGCCGTCCGAACCGAACTCGCAGACGATCCGGAGGCCGATCCGGAACACCGCCACCTCGGCTACCGCGCCGGCGCCGAGTGGTTCGTCGAGTACTTCCGGACGCTCGACGATATGGGCGTGGACCACGTGCTCGTCTCGCCGGCGGGCGGCGAAGATCCCGAGGCTTCGCTGACGCGGTTCGCCGAGACCGTTATCGAGGAGGTGTGA
- a CDS encoding DUF7563 family protein, protein MPICGNCEGFVTQRYVDVFAPSGSETVRVCPNCEDLIRDGNGVREARSARQ, encoded by the coding sequence ATGCCGATCTGTGGAAACTGTGAGGGCTTCGTCACGCAACGGTATGTCGATGTGTTTGCGCCCAGTGGGTCAGAGACGGTTCGCGTTTGTCCAAACTGCGAGGATCTCATTCGAGACGGCAATGGTGTCAGAGAAGCACGCAGCGCGAGGCAGTGA